In a single window of the Debaryomyces hansenii CBS767 chromosome A complete sequence genome:
- a CDS encoding DEHA2A03256p (similar to uniprot|P32329 Saccharomyces cerevisiae YLR120C YPS1 Aspartic protease or uniprot|Q12303 Saccharomyces cerevisiae YLR121C YPS3 Aspartic protease), producing the protein MFSVNRLFQVWGLFQLAAFAVASDGFVKVDFDVYQGLNLSAALSSYSQISRRDGSYDVSLVNERLFYVSKLQIGTPESEVSVLIDTGSSDLWVMSTKNPQCQDNGGSIDCEKYGTYNESASSTFHDNKTDFSIQYVDQSYAKGTWGTDTISLNEALKLENASFAVADDSDSDVGVFGIGFKGLESNPEQYSNLPITMKEQGFIKKIAYSLYLTSAESESGSILFGAIDHAKYDGELAVIDISKINGDYGYLQIPLTSVSVDVKSNVDSQPSDNTVPSTGSSLRSFNNSGAQPIEANNSQALLDSGTTLTYLPDSLVQQVLEQADKNASYSPSAGGYIVSCTLRQPDNSMTFRFNDEKDIKVPFSDLVMQSGQDPNTGKAICLLGLLPSQDVILGDNFLRSSYTVFNLDDKTISLAQLKQTNDEDIEVIN; encoded by the coding sequence ATGTTTTCAGTCAATCGTTTATTTCAAGTCTGGGGTTTATTTCAACTCGCAGCATTTGCAGTTGCCAGCGATGGGTTTGTTAAAGTCGACTTCGACGTTTATCAAGGGTTGAACTTATCAGCTGCTTTATCAAGCTACTCACAAATCTCTAGAAGAGACGGGTCCTATGATGTGTCCTTGGTTAATGAGAGATTATTCTACGTTTCAAAATTGCAAATCGGAACTCCAGAAAGTGAAGTTAGTGTTTTAATAGACACAGGATCGTCAGATTTATGGGTCATGTCAACAAAGAACCCACAATGCCAGGATAACGGTGGTTCTATTGACTGTGAAAAGTACGGCACGTACAACGAATCAGCATCATCTACCTTCCACGACAACAAAACTGACTTTTCTATCCAGTATGTTGACCAGTCCTACGCTAAGGGAACTTGGGGTACCGATActatttctttaaatgaagctttgaaattggaaaatgCAAGTTTTGCAGTAGCAGATGACTCTGACTCTGATGTAGGTGTTTTCGGTATTGGATTCAAGGGCTTAGAAAGTAACCCAGAACAATATTCTAATTTACCAATCACTATGAAGGAACAAGGgtttatcaagaagattGCATACTCGTTATACTTGACCTCAGCTGAATCTGAGTCTGGGTCAATTTTATTTGGCGCTATCGACCACGCTAAGTACGACGGTGAATTAGCTGTCATAGATATCAGTAAGATTAATGGTGACTATGGATACTTACAGATTCCATTGACTTCAGTTTCCGTAGATGTGAAATCGAATGTTGATAGCCAACCATCTGATAACACAGTTCCTTCAACTGGATCTAGTTTGAGATCTTTCAACAATTCGGGTGCTCAACCTATCGAGGCTAATAACTCACAAGCATTATTAGACTCTGGAACCACTTTGACATATTTACCAGATTCCTTAGTGCAACAAGTCCTCGAACAAGCTGACAAGAATGCTTCCTACAGTCCACTGGCTGGTGGTTACATTGTCTCATGTACCTTGAGACAGCCAGATAATAGCATGACTTTCAGATTCAATGACGAGAAGGATATCAAGGTTCCATTTTCAGACCTTGTCATGCAATCTGGCCAAGACCCTAACACTGGCAAGGCTATTTGTTTACTTGGTCTTTTACCAAGTCAAGATGTTATTCTTGGTGACAATTTCTTGAGATCTTCCTACACTGTTTTCAATTTGGATGATAAGACAATCTCTCTTGCTCAACTCAAGCAGACTAACGACGAGGACATCGAAGTGATCAACTGA
- a CDS encoding DEHA2A03278p (similar to uniprot|O13585 Saccharomyces cerevisiae YPR089w) — translation MDAWADSSAGMVSLTSPEAGIKGGSHILNYSDPLLAKVIEFKKELQAEVETNIESEESDGKPIVEMMIAACDGDLVTFESVARLHPELINTLYPSENSGISSLIYAICFDQYAIAESILTHHNGDPDLHDTLVNNYTPLMWAVYFNQLDMVKLLLNHQADPYISPKDDDKTAITLVTPGKTHIYEFFKNHNLLQNQQNSSLDSDDYYESGFQYQDNSLVDDLSNQIKLQSIAATAGYLEDEDHEQPSEDLDEEQRLANDPLLTSLKEFDYEKLSPDQYIKFTDSDIPSLLDYIFDLRTKNLSYQHDTKVPAAILFQLLRYSYLKVDSAELSEFLFDCFTARLRSVTNTKSGVFNMATADDNSNSTGSGDIVLLSYWLSVIQFLHFYLTKSGFYSKFPKFLQELINLVQSLIATLSFSINSRLNLLIDDCILDFTNLVDVSNVLYAKDWNFFKGKRKFHPSTYEDIFDMLYPPSQTELMKPSPIRYIQVLNALDYVLKLHQVNTLIKFQTFSEVFYYINSIIFNRIISQSKYCTRSKAIQIRLNISTLEDWLRSHNYKNYKPDKIGQLSKMLGPEHNSIHLSNLLEESNDIKNPHSLSFYYNSLYHIGKTQLQPTIELLQWLQCMSSLTDEESLIITINQFDYLNYYQLYKIMHKLYKYEVNEPKLPKALSNLVKNLQNQKGESQVSQRNLHYMTQSNFLSKEVYIYLNPNYVFAVALPNLNELINSYGSGIGGVKTLRAKKYQPSLPLSIIDDVDDILTQNKNDVNDTFDYDQDNEAAYDDDDEEEEESERSAKNVSVSQKSSSFKGDELFKEVQLPGSLAHKNWGDDDIESNPW, via the coding sequence ATGGATGCATGGGCAGATAGCTCTGCTGGAATGGTGTCGCTTACATCCCCAGAAGCAGGAATTAAAGGAGGATCGcatattttaaattattcgGACCCTTTGTTAGCCAAAGTTATAGAGTTCAAAAAGGAATTACAAGCAGAGGTGGAAACAAACATTGAAAGTGAAGAGTCGGACGGAAAAccaattgttgaaatgATGATTGCGGCATGCGACGGGGATTTGGTCACTTTTGAAAGTGTTGCTAGATTGCACCCTGAATTGATCAATACGTTGTATCCCAGTGAGAACAGCGGTATATCGAGTTTAATCTACGCGATATGCTTTGACCAATACGCCATTGCTGAGTCCATCTTGACACACCACAATGGGGACCCAGATTTGCATGATACGCTTGTAAATAACTATACGCCGTTAATGTGGGCTGTTtatttcaatcaattgGATATGGTCAAGTTATTACTTAATCATCAAGCCGACCCATATATATCGCCTAAAGACGACGACAAGACGGCTATAACTTTGGTGACTCCGGGAAAGACAcatatttatgaatttttcaagaaccACAACTTATTGCAGAATCAGCAAAATTCATCGTTGGACAGCGACGATTACTACGAGTCGGGATTTCAATATCAGGACAATTCCTTGGTCGACGATTTATCCAACCAAATTAAGTTGCAGAGTATCGCTGCCACGGCTGGTTATTTAGAGGATGAAGACCACGAACAACCATCAGAGGACCTTGATGAAGAGCAAAGGTTAGCTAATGACCCGTTACTCACATCtttaaaagaatttgattatgaaaaaCTATCTCCAGATCagtatataaaattcaCAGATTCTGACATTccatcattattagattACATTTTCGATTTGAGAACTAAGAACCTATCATATCAACATGATACCAAGGTTCCGGCGGCCATtttattccaattattGAGATATTCGTATTTGAAAGTTGATAGCGCTGAATTATCTGAATTCttatttgattgtttcaCTGCAAGATTAAGGTCAGTTACTAATACAAAGTCGGGTGTTTTTAATATGGCGACGGCTGATGATAATTCAAACTCAACTGGTTCAGGTGATATTGTACTTTTAAGTTACTGGTTATCAGTTATACAATTTTTACACTTTTATCTAACTAAAAGTGGTTTCTACTCGAAATTTCCAAAGTTCTTGCAAGAGCTAATTAACTTGGTTCAGTCATTAATAGCTACCTTATCATTTTCGATTAATTCAAGattgaatttgttgattgATGATTGCATATTAGACTTCACTAATTTGGTTGATGTTTCTAATGTATTATACGCAAAGGAttggaattttttcaagGGTAAGCGCAAATTTCACCCCAGTACAtatgaagatatttttgatatgtTGTACCCTCCATCTCAAACTGAATTAATGAAGCCATCACCAATTAGGTATATCCAAGTGTTAAATGCTTTGGATTATGTATTAAAATTACACCAGGTTAATACTTTGATCAAATTCCAAACTTTTTCGGAAGTATTTTACTATATCAactcaataattttcaataggATCATATCACAATCGAAATATTGTACAAGATCAAAGGCTATCCAGATCAGGTTGAATATTTCTACTTTGGAAGATTGGTTAAGATCTCATAACTATAAGAACTATAAACCTGATAAAATTGGGCAACTTTCAAAGATGCTAGGTCCCGAACACAATCTGATACATCTTAGCAACCTCTTAGAGGAATCcaatgatattaaaaatCCGCATTCATTATCCTTCTActataattctttataCCATATTGGAAAGACGCAATTGCAACCAACTATCGAGTTACTACAATGGCTTCAGTGTATGTCACTGTTAACCGACGAAGAAAGTTTGATTATAACCATTAACCagtttgattatttaaactattatcaattatacaaaataatgcacaaattatataaatacgAAGTTAATGAACCAAAACTTCCTAAGGCGTTGTCCAATTTGGTTAAGAACTTGCAGAACCAAAAGGGTGAATCTCAGGTATCGCAACGCAATTTGCATTACATGACGCAGTCGAACTTTTTACTGAAAGAAGTTTACATTTATCTAAACCCAAATTATGTGTTTGCAGTGGCCTTACCAAATTTAAACGAACTAATTAATAGTTATGGATCTGGAATTGGTGGTGTCAAGACATTGAGAGCTAAGAAGTATCAACCTTCCTTACCATTAAGTATTATAGATGATGTGGATGATATATTGActcaaaataaaaatgacGTTAACGACACTTTCGACTACGACCAAGACAATGAGGCAGCAtacgacgacgacgacgaagaagaagaagaatccgAGCGTTCGGCGAAGAATGTATCCGTCAGCCAAAAGTCGTCAAGTTTCAAGGGTGACGAACTTTTCAAAGAGGTTCAACTTCCAGGCTCTCTCGCGCATAAGAACTGGGGTGACGACGATATCGAATCAAACCCATGGTAA
- a CDS encoding DEHA2A03300p (some similarities with uniprot|Q06815 Saccharomyces cerevisiae YPR079w MRL1 Membrane protein) produces MSRLYQRLGLFAIFLVVCLGLYLIKQSEPNGTLTENGAHLFDTVAHLSLHDNSAKGKVGANVASKQTAEENKKMQEKHKADLALELEPCTVMSPLSHHFIDLSSLSSKGNEGRAMPWASKGYDSGLNFTLGVCSSPFKKTHDANDEVKDITNSSAVGGYYIDPKTGKYVSIGEYSSKPVVRGKKITLSYTGGSYCENMYNKETGEKVRKSTILTFTCDREMLAKASVSYVGSFNDCSYIFEVRSHHACPTAAKADNLAVIWIFFFILLAALLVYFSGGLIYKQIKLQKS; encoded by the coding sequence ATGTCTCGATTGTATCAAAGACTAGGACTTTTCGCGATATTTCTAGTTGTATGCTTGGGATTATATCTTATAAAACAATCTGAACCGAATGGCACGCTAACGGAAAATGGTGCTCATCTCTTTGATACAGTTGCACATTTATCGCTACACGATAACAGCGCTAAGGGGAAGGTAGGTGCAAACGTAGCATCGAAGCAAACTGCTgaagaaaacaagaaaatgcAAGAGAAACATAAAGCAGATTTGGCATTGGAATTGGAACCGTGTACTGTTATGAGTCCTTTATCGCATcattttattgatttgagTAGTTTGTCGTCGAAAGGGAATGAAGGTAGAGCGATGCCGTGGGCATCTAAAGGATATGATAGTGGACTTAATTTCACGCTTGGGGTGTGCTCCAGTCCTTTCAAGAAGACGCACGACGCGAACGACGAAGTCAAGGACATAACTAATTCGTCGGCCGTGGGAGGATACTACATTGATCCGAAGACGGGTAAATATGTCTCTATTGGAGAATATTCCTCTAAGCCTGTTGTGAGAGGTAAGAAGATCACGTTGAGCTATACGGGTGGCTCGTACTGTGAGAATATGTACAATAAAGAAACTGGGGAAAAAGTTAGAAAATCGACGATACTAACGTTCACCTGCGACAGGGAGATGTTGGCTAAAGCGTCTGTCTCGTACGTGGGTTCTTTTAACGATTGCAGTTACATATTTGAAGTGAGATCGCACCATGCTTGCCCAACAGCAGCTAAGGCAGATAATTTGGCAGTTATTTggattttcttctttattttgttgGCAGCTTTATTAGTTTATTTCTCGGGAGGGTTGATATACAAGCAAATAAAGTTGCAGAAACTGTAA
- a CDS encoding DEHA2A03322p (similar to uniprot|P32074 Saccharomyces cerevisiae YNL287W SEC21 Gamma subunit of coatomer) — MSTQSYKKQDPYSISSSGLPDKMTVFQECLQQFNASPVNAKKCRQLLAKLLRLIYHGEQFPSQESTTLFFSISKLFQHKDLSLRQLVYLAIKELSATSQDILMVTSSIMKDIQSGDLIYKPNAIRTLSKVLDPSTVSASERLFKNCIVDKNPTVSSAALISSYNLLPIAKDVVKRFTNETLETVNSFKQFPANQFQLHEYYGSSTTNLPSTSYMYQYHALGLLYQLRNHDKMALMKLITSLSEGSSLKNSLSVIQLIRYINKILTDDESLLQHLLPILSGFLKHKSDMVGLEACKTLVGLQHLIKDDDFMKIIDTLQKLLSVPRTATRFAAIRLINRISIKHPEKIMVVNLELENLINDSNRSISTLAITTLLKTMGSNTIESNTGGENVDRLISKMTSLMDEITEDFKIVIIEAIENLALKFPSKHKKLVAFLTDLLRDDGSLQLKSSIVDALFDLIKFLPDVSAKQLILMNLCEFIEDCEFTELSVRILHLLGDEGPTTTNPSYYIRHIYNRLVLENSIVRSSAVISLAKFAVVCKGEVSRNIQILLNRCLIDVDDEVRDRASISLRFIENSKEELIVTDSKYDLSILENKLTNYLNDESNFDKKFDISEIPMISTEEQRSIEYNNKINKLESSSTTEVSEKDNHKNKSSKKESDNDKQTGDDSASGLLKQQAYAQELSTVPEFADYGKLSKSTSTPIYLTDKENEFVVTVVKHFFIESQKLVLQYNITNTLTHLVLQDVSVIAQPDNELYQEDFIISLQELRPEQTGNVYVSFSAPSIDDEELISAFGNTLSYTNREIIDEEGNIDESDEGWSDEYQIEDLEISPGDFISPLYNSNFTSIFDQLPSEESFVVNLTNAKTLENAAIKLKSNLNMMPLDGSDYVPSDATSHVLKLLGKDLWGGKVGVSVRLALAGGKVVAKLQVKSETENLTKVVADGTS, encoded by the coding sequence ATGTCTACTCAATCTTACAAGAAACAGGATCCGTATTCCATTTCGTCTAGTGGTTTACCGGACAAAATGACGGTTTTCCAAGAATGTTTACAACAATTTAATGCATCACCGGTTAATGCTAAGAAATGCCGTCAATTATTAGCTAAATTGTTAAGATTAATTTATCATGGGGAACAGTTTCCATCTCAAGAATCCACAACATTATTCTTTTCCATTTcgaaattatttcaacacAAGGATTTATCATTGAGACAATTAGTTTACTTAGCTATCAAAGAGTTGTCCGCTACGTCTCAGGATATCTTGATGGTTACTTCGTCGATTATGAAGGATATACAAAGTGGGGATTTGATCTATAAGCCAAATGCGATTAGAACATTGTCCAAGGTTTTGGATCCATCGACCGTGTCAGCATCAGAAAGActattcaagaattgtaTTGTTGACAAAAACCCTACTGTTTCGTCGGCAGCGTTGATCTCTTCGTATAACTTATTACCGATTGCTAAGGATGTTGTGAAGAGATTTACAAATGAAACGTTGGAAACCGTTAATTCGTTCAAGCAGTTCCCGGCCAATCAATTTCAGTTACACGAGTATTATGGAAGTTCTACTACTAACTTGCCATCTACTTCGTACATGTATCAATACCATGCTTTAGGATTGTTGTATCAATTGAGAAATCACGATAAAATGGcgttgatgaaattgattacTTCATTAAGTGAAGGCTCATCCTTGAAGAATTCTTTATCtgttattcaattaataagATACATTAACAAAATCTTGACGGATGATGAATCTTTATTGCAACATTTGTTGCCTATATTATCTGGGTTCTTAAAACATAAGTCTGACATGGTCGGATTAGAAGCGTGTAAGACTTTGGTTGGGTTACAGCATTTAATTaaggatgatgattttaTGAAGATAATCGATACGttacaaaaattattgagCGTTCCAAGAACTGCAACCAGATTTGCTGCTATTAGATTGATTAATAGAATTTCGATTAAGCATCCAGAAAAGATCATGGTCGtgaatttggaattggaaaacttaattaatgattcaaacagatcaatttcaacattaGCTATTACTACATTATTGAAGACAATGGGTAGTAACACTATTGAATCTAACACAGGAGGTGAAAATGTTGATAGATTGATTAGTAAGATGACTTCATTAATGGATGAAATTACGGAGGACTTTAAGATTGTGATTATTGAAGCTATTGAAAACTTAGCATTAAAATTCCCATCAAAACACAAAAAATTAGTGGCTTTCTTAACCGACTTATTAAGAGACGATGGATCTTTACAATTGAAGTCTAGTATTGTTGACGCtctttttgatttaatcaaattcttaCCCGATGTTAGTGCAAAGCAATTAAtcttaatgaatttatgtgagtttattgaagattgtGAGTTCACTGAATTATCTGTCCGtattttgcatttattAGGTGATGAAGGTCCAACAACCACAAATCCATCCTACTATATCAGACATATCTATAACAGATTGGTTTTGGAAAATTCTATTGTCAGATCTTCTGCCGTTATTTCCTTAGCTAAATTTGCTGTTGTATGCAAGGGTGAAgtttcaagaaatattcaaattttattaaacaGATGTTTGATTGATGTAGATGACGAAGTCAGAGATCGTGCTTCTATATCATTAAGGTTTATCGAAAATTCTAAAGAAGAGCTAATTGTCACTGATTCAAAATACGATTTATCTATTTTGGAGAATAAGTTGacaaattatttgaacGATGAATCGAATTTTGATAAGAAATTCGATATTAGTGAAATTCCTATGATTTCAACTGAGGAACAAAGATCTATCGAATATAataacaaaataaataaattggaaTCTTCCAGTACTACTGAAGTTTCAGAAAAGGACAACCACAAGAATAAATCCTCCAAGAAAGAAAGTGACAATGACAAGCAAACTGGTGATGATTCAGCTTCCGGTTTATTGAAGCAACAAGCTTATGCTCAGGAATTATCAACTGTTCCAGAGTTTGCTGACTACGGCAAGTTATCTAAGTCGACTTCGACACCAATTTACTTGACCGATAAAGAAAACGAATTTGTGGTTACTGTTGTGAAGCATTTCTTTATCGAATCGCAAAAGTTGGTATTACAATATAACATTACAAATACATTGACCCATTTAGTATTACAAGACGTTTCTGTTATTGCACAacctgataatgaattatacCAGGAAGATTTTATCATATCCTTACAAGAATTAAGGCCAGAACAAACTGGTAATGTTTATGTATCATTTTCCGCTCCAAGCATTGATGACGAGGAATTAATTTCTGCGTTTGGTAACACATTATCTTATACTAAtagagaaattattgatgaagaggGTAACATTGATGAATCAGATGAAGGCTGGTCTGATGAAtatcaaattgaagatttggaaatttcCCCAGGTGACTTTATCAGTCCATTAtataattccaatttcaCTTCAATTTTCGATCAATTGCCATCAGAAGAATCGTTTGTGGTCAATTTAACCAATGCTAAAACTTTGGAAAATGCAGCgataaaattgaagtcCAATTTAAATATGATGCCATTAGATGGATCTGATTATGTACCAAGTGATGCAACCTCACATGtgttaaaattattagGAAAAGATTTGTGGGGCGGTAAAGTTGGTGTTTCAGTTAGATTGGCATTAGCAGGTGGCAAAGTCGTTGCCAAATTACAAGTTAAATCAGAAACCGAAAACCTCACAAAGGTTGTCGCTGACGGTACTTCTTGA
- a CDS encoding putative mitochondrial 54S ribosomal protein RTC6 (similar to uniprot|O14464 Saccharomyces cerevisiae YPL183wa), protein MFALSSIIKRQVVGPTVGRALFNATPKLTVPAVNNSPLSLNSIRGFKVRTSVKKFCKDCYMVRRKGRVYVYCKSNGKHKQRQG, encoded by the coding sequence ATGTTCGCCTTGTCATCCATAATAAAAAGACAAGTGGTTGGTCCTACTGTCGGAAGAGCGTTATTTAATGCTACACCAAAATTGACTGTTCCTGCAGTCAACAACTCACCATTACTGTTGAATTCAATCAGAGGCTTCAAGGTAAGAACATCGGTCAAGAAGTTCTGCAAAGATTGCTACATGGTCAGAAGGAAGGGTAGAGTGTATGTTTACTGCAAGAGTAACGGTAAACATAAACAAAGACAAGGTTAG
- a CDS encoding DEHA2A03366p (similar to CA1933|IPF18586 Candida albicans): MSLSNIPSMSNNNGRGRTKVATGTTQPNKKSHTKLKSHNRSYSHNKVLNKLSTSSTPLVPTMGSRPNLNRSKSTDGLIRPTNRYGALKKNSRSFTKLASLQPLTKTISNQSIKSNKSTGSLKGMNTAHHLSGLKTSGRKGKAILKLNDNDNDNNDYEDMENDSSHNDNAAENINRNENSRDERALSTSFTNYENENDKQEIKGPSQLPLERSSSAQSSSDDLVTNSNMYGGSLLLSQSTGLTRKINSAYNNNSSASPILTHKTADTHESSMGSTNSESVSGISFKANPMDNVNKSQNNVAEPVITNKNVIQDNSYQPNQTIFSNLQRNNQAQSNSNKVTDQNGSSSNNAISNDQSLQSYLQQANQPQHNIETRTQQRLWLQRENSLMDVVNVDPNRSNFSSLSLNNMMFAHSYNQSQQNIRDISQTSNQVTGPVTPQSETTPYEMSHNNSVNAITANNAPQPGNDQSNSMSNINGLLTMVQNSHQNSIQSRTEFERLNREYLNVRRHLNPIGESLNRVEQIMKNTKEIKVAKKNSHKKSSSVSSIHSNSTNANTFKEFSPSFQEKEQEISSTLNKLWQEALILTSSSTSSTNSIRVNPPQPSQQPIQTQMQRSHNPRVPSYGQSPYSNLRSPQTPTTRAVKLAAQAQAANTKRLNESHN, translated from the coding sequence ATGTCATTGTCGAATATACCTAGCATGagcaataataatggaCGTGGTAGAACAAAAGTAGCTACGGGGACAACACAACCAAATAAAAAACTGCATaccaaattgaaaagtCATAATAGGTCATATTCACATAATAAGgtgttgaataaattatctaCCTCTTCAACACCATTAGTGCCAACAATGGGGTCCAGACCAAACTTGAACCGGTCAAAATCTACAGATGGGCTAATTAGACCTACGAATAGATACGGtgctttgaagaagaatagTCGATCATTTACCAAGTTGGCTAGCTTACAACCATTAACGAAGACTATACTGAATCAgtcaataaaatcaaataagtCTACAGGCTCTCTAAAAGGTATGAATACGGCACACCATTTAAGTGGATTAAAAACTAGCGGTCGTAAAGGTAAAGCAATTTTAAAGCTAAacgataatgataatgataataatgactACGAAGATATGGAGAACGATAGCAGTCATAATGATAATGCTGcagaaaatataaatagaaaCGAAAATAGCAGAGACGAAAGGGCCTTATCTACAAGTTTCACTAACTATGAGAATGAGAATGATAAACAGGAGATCAAGGGTCCATCACAGTTACCCTTGGAACGCTCCCTGTCAGCCCAAAGCTCCAGCGATGATTTAGTGACCAATAGTAACATGTACGGTGGTTCGCTACTCCTTTCACAATCAACAGGATTAACAAGGAAAATCAACTCTGCttataacaataatagCTCAGCTTCACCTATATTGACACATAAGACAGCAGATACACACGAATCATCAATGGGATCTACGAATTCCGAATCCGTAAGTGGAATATCATTTAAAGCTAATCCAATGGATAATGTAAACAAATCGCAAAATAATGTTGCTGAGCCGGTCATAACTAATAAGAATGTGATTCAAGACAATTCTTATCAACCAAACCAAACAATTTTCAGTAACTTGcaaagaaataatcaagCCCAATCTAATTCTAACAAGGTGACTGATCAAAATGGTTCTAGTTCTAACAAtgcaatttcaaatgatcAATCATTACAATCATATTTGCAACAAGCAAATCAGCCACAACACAATATTGAAACTAGAACACAACAAAGATTATGGTTACAAAGAGAAAACTCATTAATGGACGTGGTCAATGTGGATCCAAATAGGTCAAACTTTTCAAGTTTGTCATTAAACAATATGATGTTTGCGCATAGTTATAATCAAAGTCAACAAAATATAAGAGATATCTCACAAACATCCAACCAAGTAACAGGGCCTGTGACGCCTCAGAGCGAAACTACCCCATATGAAATGTCGCATAATAATAGTGTTAATGCCATTACTGCAAATAATGCCCCACAACCTGGGAATGATCAATCAAATAGCATGAGCAACATAAATGGTTTGCTCACAATGGTACAAAATAGTCATCAGAATTCAATTCAGTCAAGGAcagaatttgaaagattgaaTAGAGAATACCTTAACGTGAGAAGACATCTAAACCCTATTGGCGAAAGTCTTAATAGGGTAGAGCAAATTATGAAGAACacaaaagaaattaaagtGGCCAAAAAGAATAGCCATAAGAAATCACTGTCAGTTTCGTCGATACATTCCAATTCTACCAATGCGAATACCTTCAAGGAATTCTCGCCGTCTTTTCAAGAGAAGGAGCAAGAAATTAGTTCCAccttgaataaattatgGCAAGAAGCATTGATATTGACACTGTCTCTGACATCATCAACGAACTCAATAAGGGTAAACCCTCCGCAGCCGTCGCAGCAGCCAATACAGACGCAAATGCAAAGGTCCCATAATCCAAGGGTCCCATCTTACGGGCAGAGTCCTTACAGCAATTTGAGATCGCCCCAAACCCCAACTACGAGGGCCGTCAAATTAGCAGCACAAGCCCAGGCCGCCAACACGAAAAGACTTAACGAACTGCATAACTAG